One Lycium barbarum isolate Lr01 chromosome 5, ASM1917538v2, whole genome shotgun sequence genomic window carries:
- the LOC132640096 gene encoding cytochrome P450 77A2 → MDSFSTSSLSPYYHLIFTILAFVLSGLIFLFSKKGKSKKLNLPPGPPGWPVVGNLFQVARSGKPFFQYVRELRPKYGSIFTLRMGTRTMIIVSNADLVHEALVQKGQVFASRPRENPTRTVFSCDKFTVNAAVYGPVWRSLRKNMVQNGLSSMKLKEFRAVRKTAMDKMIEKIWAEARENDGVVWVLKNARFAVFCILLAMCFGVEMDEKTIETIDQMMKTVLMVLDPRLDDYLPILSPFFSKQRKRAMDVRKQQIETIVPFIEKRKKILENKEFDETAASFSYLDTLFDLKIEGRNSGPTNPELVTLCSEFLNGGTDTTATAIEWAIARIIENPSIQSRLYKEIKNTIGEKKVDEKDIEKMPYLNAVIKELLRKHPPTYFSLTHAVIEPAKLGGYDIPTDANVEIFLPGISDDPNLWSEPEKFDPDRFFLGKEDADITGVSGVKMIPFGMGRRICPGLNMATVHVSLMLARLVQEFEWSVYPENTRVDFSEKLEFTVVMKDTLRAKIKPRM, encoded by the exons ATGGATTCTTTCTCAACATCTTCACTTTCCCCTTATTATCATCTCATTTTCACTATCTTAGCCTTTGTTCTTTCAGGCCTGATTTTCTTGTTCTCCAAAAAAGGCAAATCAAAGAAACTAAATTTGCCTCCCGGGCCACCGGGATGGCCGGTAGTCGGTAACCTTTTTCAAGTCGCACGTTCCGGAAAACCGTTTTTCCAGTACGTGCGAGAGCTTCGTCCGAAATACGGTTCCATTTTTACCCTCAGGATGGGTACAAGGACCATGATCATTGTCAGTAACGCGGACTTGGTCCACGAAGCACTGGTCCAAAAAGGTCAGGTTTTCGCGAGCAGGCCTCGCGAAAACCCCACCAGGACAGTGTTTAGTTGTGACAAGTTCACAGTCAACGCGGCCGTATACGGGCCCGTTTGGAGGTCATTGAGAAAAAACATGGTCCAAAACGGGCTTAGTTCCATGAAGCTAAAGGAGTTTCGGGCCGTAAGGAAAACTGCAATGGACAAAATGATTGAGAAAATATGGGCCGAGGCCCGGGAAAATGACGGCGTAGTCTGGGTGTTGAAAAATGCCCGGTTCGCCGTCTTCTGCATCCTTCTAGCTATGTGTTTCGGGGTCGAGATGGATGAGAAAACGATTGAAACAATCGATCAGATGATGAAAACTGTGTTGATGGTTCTTGATCCAAGATTGGATGATTATTTACCGATTTTGAGCCCGTTTTTCTCAAAACAAAGAAAACGGGCCATGGATGTAAGAAAACAACAAATTGAAACAATTGTGCCATTTATTGAAAAACGCAAGAAGATTCTTGAAAACAAAGAATTTGATGAAACAGCAGCTTCATTTTCGTACCTCGACACACTTTTTGATCTCAAAATTGAAG GTAGAAATTCAGGCCCGACAAATCCAGAACTCGTCACACTATGTTCAGAGTTCCTTAATGGAGGGACAGACACAACAGCAACAGCGATAGAATGGGCCATAGCAAGAATTATCGAAAATCCAAGTATACAATCGCGATtatacaaagaaataaaaaatacaaTTGGTGAAAAAAAAGTCGACGAAAAAGATATAGAAAAAATGCCATATTTAAACGCCGTAATAAAAGAATTATTACGTAAGCATCCACCTACTTACTTTTCACTGACCCATGCAGTAATAGAGCCAGCTAAGTTGGGTGGGTATGATATACCCACGGATGCAAATGTGGAGATATTTTTACCCGGGATATCAGATGACCCGAATTTATGGTCCGAACCCGAGAAGTTTGACCCGGATAGGTTCTTTTTAGGCAAGGAGGACGCGGATATAACGGGTGTGTCGGGTGTGAAAATGATACCATTTGGTATGGGTCGGAGGATTTGCCCCGGTTTGAATATGGCAACGGTTCATGTGAGTCTGATGTTGGCGCGATTGGTTCAAGAATTTGAATGGTCCGTTTACCCAGAAAATACCCGAGTGGATTTTAGTGAGAAATTGGAATTTACTGTGGTGATGAAGGATACTCTCAGAGCTAAAATTAAGCCAAGAATGTAA